One segment of Apus apus isolate bApuApu2 chromosome 1, bApuApu2.pri.cur, whole genome shotgun sequence DNA contains the following:
- the TSPAN12 gene encoding tetraspanin-12 isoform X3: protein MAREDAVKCLRCLLYALNLLFWLMSISVLGVSAWMRDYLNNVLTLTAETRVEEAVILTYFPVVHPVMIAVCCFLIIVGMLGYCGTVKRNLLLLVWYFGSLLVIFCVELACGVWTYEQEITVPVQWSDMITLKARMTNYGLPRYQWLTHAWNFFQREFKCCGVVYFTDWLEMTEMDWPPDSCCVTEFPGCSKQAHHEDLSDLYQEGCGKKMYTFLRGTKQLQVLRFLGISIGVTQILAMILTITLLWALYYDRRDPGVDQIMAMKSDTSQQLSCHSVELLKPSLTRIFEHTSMANSFHTHFEMEEL, encoded by the exons ATGGCCAGGGAGGACGCGGTGAAGTGTCTGCGCTGCCTGCTGTACgccctcaacctcctcttctgG ttgaTGTCCATCAGCGTATTAGGTGTTTCTGCTTGGATGAGAGACTACCTGAATAATGTTCTCACTTTAACCGCAGAAACAAG GGTGGAGGAGGCTGTCATTTTGACTTACTTTCCTGTGGTCCACCCGGTCATGATTGCAGTCTGCTGCTTCCTCATCATAGTTGGAATGCTGGGCTACTGTGGAACAGTCAAAAGAAATCTGTTACTCCTTGTCTGG tacTTTGGAAGCTTGCTTGTAATATTCTGTGTTGAACTGGCCTGTGGTGTTTGGACCTATGAGCAGGAAATAACG GTTCCAGTGCAGTGGTCTGATATGATCACTCTGAAAGCCAGGATGACCAATTATGGCTTACCTAGGTACCAGTGGCTGACCCATGCTTGGAATTTCTTCCAGAGGGAG TTTAAATGTTGTGGGGTGGTGTACTTCACAGACTGGCTGGAAATGACAGAGATGGACTGGCCTCCTGACTCATGCTGTGTCACAGAGTTCCCAGGATGCTCTAAGCAGGCACATCATGAAGATCTCAGTGACCTTTATCAGGag GGATGCGGTAAAAAAATGTACACTTTTTTGAGGGGGACGAAGCAATTGCAAGTGCTGAGATTTCTAGGAATCTCCATTGGAGTAACTCAGATCCTGGCTATGATCCTCACTATTACCTTGCTGTGGGCTCTCTACTACGACAGAAGGGATCCCGGGGTGGATCAGATCATGGCCATGAAGAGTGATACCTCACAGCAGCTGTCGTGTCATTCTGTGGAGCTACTGAAACCAAGCCTGACAAGAATCTTTGAACACACATCCATGGCAAACAGCTTTCATACACACTTTGAAATGGAAGAGCTATAG